A portion of the Sulfurospirillum diekertiae genome contains these proteins:
- the upp gene encoding uracil phosphoribosyltransferase: MKHPLIEHKLSILRDEKTEPFQFRLLVDEISHLMLFEATRDLPLRDIKVQTPVALANTKKLDAKIMICPILRAALGMLDGIFKLIPDASVGFLGFQRNEKTLEAEFYYAKLPPDHKERIAIIIDPMFATGGTAIDAVNFLKSKGVKDIRFLALVSAPEGLKRFCEIHPDVPVFTTCIDDGLNENGYIIPGLGDAGDRVFNTVNS; this comes from the coding sequence ATCAAACATCCTCTGATCGAGCATAAGCTTTCGATTTTGAGAGATGAAAAAACAGAGCCATTTCAGTTTCGACTTTTAGTCGATGAAATATCTCATTTGATGTTATTTGAAGCAACCCGTGATTTACCTCTTCGTGACATTAAAGTCCAAACACCTGTTGCGTTGGCTAATACTAAAAAATTAGATGCAAAAATCATGATCTGTCCGATTCTTCGGGCAGCTCTTGGCATGTTGGATGGTATTTTTAAATTAATCCCTGATGCCAGTGTTGGATTTTTAGGATTTCAGCGCAATGAAAAAACACTTGAAGCAGAGTTTTACTATGCGAAGCTACCACCTGATCATAAAGAGCGTATTGCGATTATTATCGATCCGATGTTTGCTACAGGTGGAACGGCGATTGATGCCGTGAACTTTTTAAAGTCTAAAGGGGTGAAAGATATACGCTTTTTAGCGTTGGTTTCGGCACCTGAGGGACTTAAACGTTTTTGTGAGATACATCCTGATGTACCTGTTTTTACAACGTGTATTGATGATGGCTTGAATGAAAATGGCTACATTATTCCAGGTCTTGGTGATGCAGGAGATAGAGTTTTTAATACGGTAAACAGCTAA
- a CDS encoding malic enzyme-like NAD(P)-binding protein — protein MSNKGKVTKEESLEYHIGGKIEISVKTRCDTARDLSMAYTPGVAHPCLEIEKDNELAYKYTNKGNLVAVISDGTAVLGLGDIGAVAGKPVMEGKSVLFKKFADVDAFDIELDEHDIDKIVAICKALSPTFGGINLEDIKAPGCFEIERKLQECVDIPVMHDDQHGTAMITSAGLINALEISGKKIEEMKIVVSGAGAAGIACAKMYKLLGAKKIVMLDSKGVIHVGRTDLNTYKAEFALETSDRTIEDAMRGADMFLGLSKPGVVSQEMVKSMNPYPIIFALANPTPEILPEEVHAVRDDVMMGTGRSDYPNQVNNVLGFPFIFRGALDVRATKITEGMKMAAAVAMAKLAKEDVPDYVKAAYNGEDLKFGINYIIPKPFDRRVFVWISAAVAEAAIKDGVARVKDFDMKAYRAKLQAIIDAEQK, from the coding sequence GTGAGTAATAAGGGGAAAGTTACTAAAGAAGAGTCTTTAGAATATCATATTGGTGGGAAAATTGAAATTAGTGTTAAAACGCGTTGTGATACTGCTAGAGATCTTTCAATGGCGTACACTCCAGGCGTTGCACATCCTTGTTTAGAGATTGAAAAAGATAATGAATTAGCGTACAAATATACCAACAAAGGTAATCTTGTAGCCGTCATTAGTGATGGAACAGCCGTTCTAGGTCTTGGTGATATTGGTGCCGTTGCAGGTAAACCCGTTATGGAAGGCAAGTCTGTCCTTTTCAAAAAATTTGCGGATGTTGATGCGTTTGATATTGAATTAGATGAACATGACATTGATAAAATCGTTGCGATTTGTAAAGCGCTTTCTCCAACATTTGGTGGTATCAATCTTGAAGATATTAAAGCACCCGGTTGTTTTGAAATAGAGCGAAAGCTTCAAGAATGTGTTGATATTCCTGTCATGCACGATGATCAACATGGAACAGCAATGATTACGTCTGCTGGACTTATCAATGCCCTTGAAATCAGCGGCAAAAAAATTGAAGAGATGAAAATTGTCGTCTCTGGTGCAGGTGCTGCAGGAATTGCATGTGCAAAAATGTACAAACTCTTGGGTGCTAAAAAAATTGTGATGCTTGATAGTAAGGGTGTTATCCATGTTGGTAGAACAGACCTTAACACATACAAAGCAGAGTTTGCATTGGAAACAAGTGATAGAACCATAGAAGATGCAATGCGAGGGGCTGATATGTTTTTAGGTCTTTCAAAACCGGGTGTTGTCAGCCAAGAGATGGTTAAATCCATGAATCCATACCCAATTATTTTCGCCCTTGCAAACCCAACGCCTGAAATCTTACCTGAAGAAGTTCATGCAGTAAGAGATGACGTTATGATGGGAACAGGTCGAAGTGACTACCCGAACCAAGTCAATAATGTTTTAGGTTTTCCTTTCATCTTTAGAGGCGCGCTTGATGTGAGAGCAACCAAAATTACAGAAGGCATGAAAATGGCTGCAGCCGTTGCGATGGCAAAATTAGCCAAAGAAGACGTGCCTGATTATGTCAAAGCAGCTTATAACGGGGAAGATCTTAAATTTGGTATCAATTACATCATCCCAAAACCATTTGATCGAAGGGTCTTTGTGTGGATTTCTGCCGCGGTTGCAGAAGCTGCAATCAAAGATGGTGTTGCGCGTGTAAAAGATTTTGATATGAAAGCCTATCGTGCAAAACTTCAAGCCATTATTGATGCGGAGCAAAAATAA
- the gltX gene encoding glutamate--tRNA ligase: protein MVVTRFAPSPTGYLHIGGLRTALYSYLWAKRNNGKFLFRIEDTDLARNSKAAADAIVEAFKWVGLAHEGEIVYQSERFDLYKSYVQKLLDAGKAYKCYMSKEELDALREAQMARKERPKYDGRYRDFTGTPPVGVEPVIRIKAPTSGVISFVDGVKGEVSFNASDMLDDFIIARSDGTPTYNFVVVIDDALMGVNEVIRGDDHLSNTPKQIILYQALGFDIPKFYHVPMILNPQGKKLSKRDGAVDVMEYKREGYLPEALLNFLIRLGWSHGDQEIFSFEQMQELFDPSNINKSASAYNQEKLVWLNAHYIKQASHARLIDELRFFDVDITLHVKKELLIDALRDRAKTLVEFAAMVKQILEAPMCYDEKAVEKFLTAEGLTVLEQYLEALKDAKELNSASEFETVTKGFLEEKGLKLKDLAQAIRIAMVGNSVSPSIFEVLEIIGYANVIQRIQKLISYKRS from the coding sequence ATGGTTGTGACACGCTTTGCCCCTAGTCCTACGGGATATCTGCATATTGGAGGGCTTAGAACGGCTCTTTACAGTTATTTGTGGGCAAAAAGAAATAATGGAAAATTTTTATTTCGTATTGAAGATACAGATCTTGCTCGAAACTCCAAAGCAGCAGCAGATGCTATTGTCGAGGCATTCAAATGGGTTGGTTTAGCGCATGAGGGTGAGATTGTTTATCAATCAGAGCGTTTCGATCTCTATAAAAGTTATGTTCAAAAGCTTTTGGATGCTGGAAAAGCGTATAAATGTTATATGAGCAAAGAGGAGCTTGATGCACTTCGAGAAGCTCAAATGGCACGTAAAGAACGCCCAAAATATGATGGGAGATACCGTGACTTTACGGGAACGCCTCCAGTGGGCGTTGAGCCTGTTATTCGTATCAAAGCACCCACAAGTGGCGTGATCTCTTTTGTCGATGGCGTTAAAGGTGAAGTCAGTTTTAATGCGAGCGATATGTTGGATGATTTCATCATCGCTAGAAGTGATGGCACACCAACCTATAACTTTGTTGTTGTCATCGATGACGCGCTGATGGGCGTTAATGAAGTTATCCGTGGGGATGACCATCTTTCCAACACACCTAAACAGATCATTTTATATCAAGCGCTTGGTTTCGATATTCCCAAATTTTACCATGTTCCTATGATTTTAAATCCTCAAGGTAAAAAGCTCTCTAAACGCGATGGTGCCGTTGATGTGATGGAGTATAAGAGGGAAGGGTATCTGCCAGAAGCACTGCTCAATTTTCTGATTCGTTTAGGTTGGAGTCATGGTGATCAAGAGATTTTCTCATTTGAGCAGATGCAAGAGCTGTTTGATCCTTCAAATATCAATAAATCAGCTTCGGCTTATAACCAAGAAAAACTGGTATGGCTTAATGCGCATTATATAAAACAAGCAAGCCATGCGCGCTTAATTGATGAATTGCGCTTTTTTGATGTCGATATTACGTTACATGTAAAGAAAGAGTTACTGATTGACGCACTTCGTGATCGTGCTAAGACCTTAGTGGAGTTTGCTGCTATGGTAAAACAGATTTTAGAGGCACCAATGTGTTACGATGAAAAAGCGGTTGAGAAGTTCTTAACTGCCGAAGGGCTAACTGTTTTAGAGCAGTATCTTGAAGCGCTAAAAGACGCAAAAGAGCTCAATAGTGCGAGTGAATTTGAAACAGTTACCAAAGGATTTTTAGAAGAAAAGGGTTTAAAACTTAAAGATCTTGCGCAAGCCATTCGTATTGCCATGGTAGGTAATTCTGTGAGTCCTTCTATCTTTGAAGTGTTGGAAATTATTGGATATGCCAATGTTATACAGAGAATTCAAAAATTAATATCTTATAAAAGGAGTTAG
- a CDS encoding peptidyl-prolyl cis-trans isomerase — protein sequence MINSIKKIVSTKMQQMGDSDLQAYYNENLNEFSQASAFDVTIYTSANQQSLTAIQNNPMSAVSDVQLQEGKIEAGKTDPKLLALLNKTAKGKFTAISKNDSNYVMFFVKEKYNVQTVSFADAKNYIYSKLGEGKEQKAIEEYFEKLKSSANIQVIRAP from the coding sequence GTGATAAACTCTATAAAAAAAATTGTTAGTACCAAAATGCAACAAATGGGGGATAGTGACCTACAAGCTTATTATAATGAAAACCTTAATGAATTTTCACAAGCAAGCGCATTTGATGTTACAATCTACACCAGCGCTAATCAACAAAGCCTAACTGCTATTCAAAATAATCCCATGAGCGCCGTGAGTGATGTCCAGCTTCAAGAAGGAAAAATTGAAGCAGGCAAAACGGATCCAAAACTTTTAGCACTCCTCAATAAAACCGCTAAAGGTAAATTTACTGCGATCTCTAAAAACGATTCAAATTATGTGATGTTTTTTGTGAAAGAGAAATACAATGTTCAAACCGTCTCTTTTGCGGATGCTAAAAACTATATCTACTCAAAACTTGGAGAAGGTAAAGAACAAAAAGCAATTGAAGAGTATTTTGAAAAGTTAAAATCATCTGCTAACATTCAAGTTATCAGAGCACCATAG
- a CDS encoding acetyl-CoA carboxylase biotin carboxylase subunit, with protein sequence MKIEKILVANRGEIALRAIRTIKEMGKQAIAVYSTADKDALYLQYADASICIGGAKSSESYLSIPAIISAAEISGCDAIFPGYGFLSENQTFVEVCQHHNIKFIGPSVDSMVLMSDKSKAKDVMKKAGVPVILGSEGVLESVEEAKKLAEQIGLPVIVKASAGGGGRGMRVVEKMEDLEKSFLAAESEALSAFGDGTLYMEKYIKNPRHIEVQVIGDSFGNVVHIGERDCSMQRRHQKLIEESPAIALDAKTRARLHEVAVKATKYIGYENAGTFEFLLDADKNFYFMEMNTRLQVEHCVSEMVSGIDIIEWMIRVAEGEKLFDQSALTFRGHSIECRITAEDPVKFIPSPGKITKYIIPGGRNVRMDSHAYQGYIVPPNYDSMIGKLVVWGETRDRAIKKMREALNELQIEGIKTVRDFHLNMMDNEDFIENRFDTNYLSRY encoded by the coding sequence ATGAAGATTGAGAAAATTCTTGTTGCCAATCGTGGTGAGATCGCCCTTCGCGCAATACGCACCATCAAAGAGATGGGAAAACAAGCGATTGCGGTTTATTCCACTGCGGATAAAGATGCGCTCTATCTTCAATATGCCGATGCGAGTATTTGTATTGGTGGTGCAAAATCATCTGAGAGTTATTTAAGTATTCCTGCGATCATCAGTGCGGCTGAGATCAGTGGCTGTGATGCCATTTTCCCAGGGTATGGTTTTTTAAGTGAGAACCAAACCTTTGTTGAAGTCTGCCAACACCACAATATCAAATTTATTGGGCCTTCCGTTGATTCTATGGTTTTGATGAGCGATAAGTCTAAAGCCAAAGACGTCATGAAAAAAGCTGGAGTACCCGTTATTCTTGGAAGTGAAGGGGTGCTTGAAAGTGTTGAAGAAGCCAAAAAGCTTGCTGAGCAAATCGGACTTCCTGTCATTGTGAAAGCTAGTGCAGGCGGTGGTGGACGTGGTATGCGTGTGGTTGAAAAGATGGAAGATTTGGAAAAATCGTTTCTTGCCGCAGAAAGTGAAGCGCTCAGTGCGTTTGGCGATGGTACACTTTACATGGAAAAATACATTAAAAACCCACGTCATATCGAAGTACAAGTGATTGGTGATTCGTTTGGCAATGTTGTCCATATTGGTGAGCGTGATTGTTCGATGCAACGTCGTCACCAAAAACTGATTGAAGAGTCTCCAGCCATTGCACTCGATGCCAAAACAAGAGCACGACTTCATGAAGTAGCCGTTAAAGCAACGAAATATATCGGATATGAAAATGCAGGTACGTTTGAGTTTCTTTTGGATGCCGATAAAAATTTCTATTTTATGGAAATGAACACCAGACTTCAAGTCGAGCATTGTGTCAGTGAGATGGTCAGCGGTATCGACATTATTGAGTGGATGATTCGTGTGGCTGAAGGTGAAAAACTTTTTGATCAAAGTGCACTCACTTTCCGTGGTCATTCGATTGAGTGTCGTATTACGGCAGAAGATCCTGTCAAATTTATTCCAAGTCCAGGTAAAATTACAAAGTATATTATTCCTGGTGGACGCAATGTTCGTATGGATTCTCATGCGTATCAAGGCTATATCGTTCCTCCTAATTATGACTCTATGATTGGCAAGTTGGTTGTGTGGGGTGAAACACGTGACCGTGCCATTAAAAAGATGAGAGAAGCTTTGAATGAGTTACAAATAGAGGGTATTAAAACGGTAAGAGATTTTCACTTGAATATGATGGATAATGAAGATTTTATCGAAAATAGATTTGATACAAACTATCTTTCACGCTACTAA
- the accB gene encoding acetyl-CoA carboxylase biotin carboxyl carrier protein — protein sequence MDKNEIRELIRIFDKSDITKLKIKEGDFSIELQKGFDGPVTYATAPVMQAPNVAPVAAPIAQVGGEASVNAAPVAVGLCMKSPMVGTFYRSPAPGSAPFAKVGDVIRKGQPIGIIEAMKIMNEIEAEFDCKVLDILVEDGQPVEYDMPIFAVEKV from the coding sequence ATGGATAAAAATGAAATTAGAGAGTTAATACGTATTTTTGATAAAAGTGATATTACAAAACTCAAAATCAAAGAGGGTGATTTTAGCATTGAACTGCAAAAAGGTTTTGATGGTCCTGTTACGTATGCAACAGCTCCAGTTATGCAAGCTCCAAACGTTGCTCCCGTAGCAGCCCCTATTGCTCAAGTTGGAGGCGAGGCGAGTGTTAATGCAGCGCCAGTAGCGGTAGGCTTATGTATGAAATCACCTATGGTAGGAACTTTCTATCGATCTCCAGCTCCTGGTTCGGCTCCATTTGCAAAAGTAGGCGATGTGATCCGTAAAGGTCAACCTATCGGTATTATCGAAGCGATGAAAATTATGAATGAAATTGAAGCAGAGTTTGACTGTAAAGTCTTAGATATCCTTGTTGAAGATGGTCAGCCTGTAGAATACGATATGCCAATCTTCGCGGTGGAGAAAGTGTAA
- the dcd gene encoding dCTP deaminase produces MGLKADSWIREKSLKERMIEPFCDDQVGKDVVSYGVSSYGYDIRVGREFKIFTNVNSTVVDPKEFDDKNVIDFVGDICIVPPNSFALARTVEYFRIPKNVLAICLGKSTYARCGIIVNVTPFEPEFEGHITIEISNTTPLPAKIYANEGIAQVLFLEGDTACETTYKDKHGKYQGQTGITLPRILK; encoded by the coding sequence ATGGGTTTAAAAGCAGACAGTTGGATACGAGAAAAATCGCTCAAAGAGCGTATGATAGAGCCTTTTTGCGACGATCAGGTCGGTAAAGATGTCGTCAGTTATGGTGTCAGTAGTTATGGGTATGACATTCGCGTAGGACGTGAATTTAAGATTTTTACCAATGTAAACTCCACCGTAGTTGATCCCAAAGAATTTGACGATAAAAATGTGATTGATTTCGTAGGTGACATCTGCATTGTTCCACCTAACTCTTTTGCCTTGGCACGCACCGTGGAATACTTTAGAATTCCTAAAAACGTCCTTGCCATTTGTCTAGGGAAAAGTACGTATGCACGTTGTGGTATCATCGTCAATGTCACGCCCTTTGAGCCAGAATTTGAAGGACACATTACCATCGAAATTTCCAATACAACACCACTCCCCGCCAAAATTTATGCCAATGAAGGCATCGCGCAAGTGCTCTTTTTAGAGGGTGATACCGCATGTGAGACCACGTATAAAGATAAACACGGTAAGTACCAAGGGCAAACTGGCATTACCTTACCACGTATTTTAAAATAA
- a CDS encoding GNAT family N-acetyltransferase: MALHVKALEQHNTHEFDGFYAIYSTAFPLSEQKSRDALLAMQHASFYTIYLAYNDEKIVGFCIMYHPHHEDFFLLEYMAIDETQRGIGLGSTLLKRSIDQLFQTHGIRALLIEIDSPEKSSSEQAIREKRELFYRRLGALKIDPFDYILALQSNEEPPPMELLVYHPSMREVSKATLQVWIEKLYVDVYGCTKDDPRIAQMLELVPPILNLI, encoded by the coding sequence ATGGCTTTACATGTAAAAGCTTTAGAGCAACATAACACACACGAGTTTGATGGTTTTTATGCCATCTACTCGACCGCTTTCCCTCTTTCAGAACAAAAATCTCGCGATGCACTTTTAGCGATGCAGCATGCCTCTTTTTACACGATCTATCTAGCGTATAATGACGAAAAAATTGTAGGATTTTGTATCATGTATCATCCGCACCATGAAGATTTTTTTCTGCTGGAATACATGGCGATTGATGAAACGCAAAGAGGTATTGGGCTTGGCTCAACGCTTTTAAAAAGGAGCATTGATCAACTGTTTCAAACACATGGCATACGTGCGCTTCTGATTGAAATTGACTCACCCGAGAAGAGCTCATCGGAGCAAGCAATTCGCGAAAAACGAGAACTCTTTTACCGTCGTTTGGGTGCATTGAAAATTGACCCCTTTGATTATATTTTAGCACTGCAAAGTAATGAAGAACCTCCACCTATGGAGCTTTTAGTGTATCATCCTAGCATGAGAGAAGTCTCAAAAGCCACCTTACAAGTATGGATTGAAAAACTCTATGTGGATGTTTATGGATGCACAAAAGATGACCCACGCATTGCTCAAATGCTTGAGCTTGTACCACCGATTTTAAACCTCATTTAA
- a CDS encoding class I SAM-dependent rRNA methyltransferase, which yields MNKVYIKHSVVPKLRRFTPWVYANEIDSSLEEFQSGEVVALFSKKDGFLGTAYVNPKCAIFARVLSFGKEEIGKKFFHNRIKRAIAKREALLSQTNAVRLIHSEADFLPGLIVDKYGDTLSIQINTAGMETFRELILSTLKQLVNPSWIVEKSDEHSREIEGLESKNGTLFGTPTKQFELSENGLTFLVDIEDAQKTGFYLDQRKNRAICASYIKEGDTVLDICCNAGGFGIYALAKGAKNAVFVDISESAIEQTKANLAANAIETYETYTADAFTFMKEKKYKNSFDLIVLDPPSFAKTKEQASGAKRGFKHLLMESTKAVKDGGLIALFSCSFHVGKKELLEIAMEVSHDLKVQYILLEQMQQDSDHPCLINASASFYLNGLLLRVEK from the coding sequence TTGAATAAAGTCTATATTAAACACTCCGTTGTTCCCAAACTAAGACGCTTTACCCCATGGGTTTATGCCAACGAAATCGACTCTAGTCTAGAGGAGTTTCAAAGCGGTGAAGTCGTCGCACTCTTTTCCAAAAAAGATGGTTTTTTAGGAACAGCCTATGTCAATCCAAAATGCGCTATTTTTGCACGCGTTCTTAGCTTTGGCAAAGAGGAGATCGGCAAAAAGTTTTTCCACAACCGCATCAAAAGAGCCATTGCAAAACGTGAAGCACTTCTATCTCAAACGAATGCCGTACGTCTCATCCACTCCGAAGCAGACTTCTTGCCAGGGCTTATTGTGGATAAATACGGCGACACACTCTCCATTCAGATCAACACCGCTGGCATGGAAACGTTTCGTGAGCTTATTTTGAGCACGCTTAAACAGCTCGTAAATCCTTCGTGGATCGTTGAAAAATCTGATGAACACTCACGTGAAATCGAAGGCTTAGAGAGTAAAAATGGCACACTTTTTGGCACACCAACCAAGCAATTTGAGCTAAGTGAAAATGGTTTGACTTTTTTAGTGGACATTGAAGATGCCCAAAAGACAGGCTTTTACCTTGACCAACGTAAAAATAGAGCGATTTGTGCGAGTTACATTAAAGAAGGCGATACCGTACTTGACATCTGCTGTAACGCAGGTGGATTTGGTATCTATGCGCTTGCCAAGGGTGCTAAAAATGCCGTCTTTGTAGACATCTCCGAATCAGCCATAGAGCAAACCAAAGCCAATTTAGCCGCCAATGCAATAGAAACGTATGAAACCTACACGGCCGATGCATTTACGTTTATGAAAGAGAAAAAGTATAAAAATAGTTTTGATCTCATCGTGCTTGACCCACCATCCTTCGCCAAAACCAAAGAGCAAGCCAGTGGCGCCAAACGAGGTTTCAAACATCTCTTGATGGAATCCACGAAAGCGGTGAAAGACGGCGGTTTAATTGCACTCTTCTCCTGTTCCTTTCACGTCGGCAAAAAAGAGCTTTTAGAGATCGCGATGGAAGTCTCACATGACCTTAAAGTGCAATACATCCTCTTAGAGCAAATGCAACAAGACTCAGATCACCCGTGTTTGATTAACGCTTCCGCATCGTTTTATCTGAATGGGTTGTTGTTGAGGGTGGAGAAGTAA
- a CDS encoding alpha/beta hydrolase — MKKLLLGIVGLYLVAMGYLYFTQDAQVFNIKAIAKQAKVSGETIEALSLHVKEGVDLEGVLRHDAQSDAGVILYFGGNADDATQFLLHVKDIQGYDIIAFNYRGYGESTGTPSEQALFEDALKIYDTYAKGRKVVLIGRSLGTGVATYLASQRVVDGLVLISPYDSILSIAKIKYPFFPVDLMLKNKFETIEYLPLVKSKIAVMEVENDTVIPHYHLEKLLEVMPSRPLHVILSHTTHNNVFEHPAFAKELQTILGKIIE, encoded by the coding sequence ATGAAAAAGCTCTTACTTGGAATTGTTGGGCTCTATTTGGTGGCGATGGGGTATCTCTATTTTACCCAAGATGCGCAAGTGTTCAATATTAAGGCGATTGCAAAGCAAGCCAAAGTGAGTGGGGAAACGATTGAGGCTCTTTCTTTACATGTCAAAGAGGGCGTTGACTTAGAAGGAGTATTGCGACACGATGCACAGAGTGATGCAGGGGTGATTCTTTACTTTGGGGGTAATGCGGATGATGCTACCCAATTTCTTTTACATGTAAAGGATATTCAAGGTTACGACATCATCGCTTTTAATTATCGAGGCTATGGCGAAAGTACAGGAACACCAAGTGAGCAAGCCTTGTTTGAAGATGCGCTCAAGATTTACGATACGTACGCAAAAGGGCGTAAAGTGGTGTTGATTGGGCGAAGTTTAGGAACGGGCGTTGCAACCTATCTTGCTTCGCAAAGGGTTGTAGATGGGTTGGTGCTGATTAGTCCTTATGATTCGATTCTCTCTATCGCCAAAATAAAGTATCCTTTCTTCCCGGTTGATCTGATGCTAAAAAATAAATTTGAAACCATTGAGTACCTTCCTTTAGTCAAGTCAAAAATAGCGGTAATGGAAGTCGAAAATGACACAGTCATTCCTCATTATCATCTCGAAAAACTCTTAGAAGTAATGCCGAGTCGTCCTTTACATGTAATCTTGAGCCATACAACACATAATAACGTATTTGAACACCCTGCCTTTGCGAAAGAGCTACAAACTATATTAGGAAAAATCATTGAATAA
- a CDS encoding methyltransferase domain-containing protein: MPRINNQTFYENAIKRYGCTARGLNWNSKQSQHTRFEVIHTLLEAHLPSSKIVDAGCGFGDLYLFLQQKGSLPRKYIGYDTLQEAIFVAHKRTKQHFVHKDILNDELELADFYIASGSMNILNRFETFLFIRRCYEASKKGFVFNLLKGEEKQGHFNYFLPHEIEAYTSEFAYDVEMYEDYMEGDFTVFLKKEDV, translated from the coding sequence ATGCCACGTATCAATAATCAAACTTTTTATGAAAATGCTATCAAACGGTATGGTTGTACGGCCAGAGGGTTGAATTGGAATTCAAAACAGTCGCAACACACGCGTTTTGAAGTGATTCATACACTTTTGGAAGCACACTTACCTTCGAGTAAGATTGTCGATGCAGGATGTGGTTTTGGCGATCTTTATCTTTTTCTACAGCAAAAAGGCTCTTTACCTCGCAAATATATTGGGTATGATACGCTCCAAGAGGCCATTTTTGTGGCGCATAAACGGACTAAACAGCATTTTGTTCATAAAGATATTTTAAACGACGAGCTTGAATTGGCGGACTTTTATATCGCCAGTGGGTCGATGAATATTTTAAACCGTTTTGAGACGTTCTTATTTATTCGCCGTTGTTATGAAGCTTCTAAAAAAGGTTTCGTGTTCAATCTGCTTAAGGGTGAAGAGAAGCAAGGGCATTTTAACTATTTTTTACCTCATGAGATTGAAGCGTATACGAGTGAGTTTGCTTACGATGTTGAAATGTACGAGGACTATATGGAAGGTGATTTCACCGTATTTTTGAAGAAGGAAGATGTATGA
- a CDS encoding flagellin: MNVSSSSNTQVLNLITQNKSQTDMMLEKINATKEINGTDGATLVVSNTLASQMAALSQGVQNSNETVSMYQIADASVQAIQAGTDKLNDLSVRYNNATLGSEQKTSLQKEFTDVSTAMQDIANQTTYNGQNLLSSNYGLDVSGLSDLKISDQAGIASFRDNMSALSSTISSQINSASSSISSSLTTMTNLSSANSQMSETPLDQKIAAINNDQIKLTSSVLTQIHQNSMMQQNISALLV; this comes from the coding sequence ATGAACGTTTCCAGTAGTTCCAATACGCAAGTACTCAATTTAATCACTCAAAATAAATCCCAAACCGATATGATGTTAGAAAAAATCAATGCGACTAAAGAAATCAATGGCACCGATGGCGCTACTTTGGTTGTTTCTAATACATTGGCTTCTCAGATGGCAGCCTTAAGCCAAGGGGTGCAAAATTCGAATGAAACGGTCAGTATGTACCAAATTGCCGATGCTTCTGTGCAGGCAATTCAAGCAGGAACCGATAAATTAAATGACCTCTCCGTTCGTTACAATAATGCTACGCTTGGAAGTGAACAAAAAACAAGTTTACAAAAAGAGTTTACGGACGTTAGCACTGCCATGCAAGATATTGCAAACCAAACAACGTATAATGGTCAAAATCTTCTCAGTAGCAACTATGGACTCGATGTTTCAGGCTTAAGTGATCTCAAAATTAGTGATCAAGCAGGCATCGCAAGTTTTAGAGACAATATGAGCGCTCTTTCGTCTACTATCAGTTCTCAGATCAACAGCGCTAGTAGCAGCATCAGCAGTTCTTTAACGACGATGACGAACTTAAGCAGTGCCAATTCTCAAATGTCTGAAACGCCCCTCGATCAAAAGATTGCCGCAATCAACAACGATCAAATCAAGCTGACCAGTTCGGTTTTAACTCAAATTCATCAAAATAGTATGATGCAACAAAATATTTCGGCACTTTTAGTTTAA